The nucleotide window GCCAGCTGACCACCGGCGTCAAGCGGGACCAGGTGACACAGGGCCTCGGCCGGCTCACCCGTTTCCACGAGATGTTCCAGCGGATCTTCCGGGAGGAGGGCATCCCCCTAGACCTGATCTACTTCGGGCTCGTGGAGAGCAACTTCAAGGTCAGCGCCTACTCCCGCGCCCGCGCCCAGGGTCTCTGGCAGTTCATCCAGTGGACCGGCCGCCGCTACGGGCTGCGCGTGGACTGGTGGGTGGACGAGCGCTCCGACCCCGAGAAAGCCACCCGCGCCGCCTGCCGATACATGAAAGACCTGTACGGGATGTTCGGCGACTGGTACCTGGTGCTGGCCGCGTACAACTCCGGCGAGGGCCGCATCCAACGGATCCTGAACCGCCATCCCGACCGCGATTTCTGGGAGATGGCCGAGCAGCGCCTGCTGCCCCGCGAAACCCGCAACTACGTCCCGGCCATCCTGGCCTCCATCATCGTGGGCAAGAATCCCGAGCGGTTCGACATCCGCGTGGAACCGCAGGACGCCTGGACGGGCATCCTCGTGGAGATCCCCTCGCCCACCGACCTCCGGGTGGTGGCGGAAACCATCGGCGTCCCCGTCGAGACGCTTCAGGAGCTCAACCCGGCGCTGCGGCGCATGCTCACGCCGCCGGACACCAAGACGTACCCGTTGCGCGTCCCCGTGGACACCCGCCAGGAAGTGCTGGCGCTTCTCTACGACCTGCCGGTGAAGGAGCGCCTCATGTACCTGGAGCACGTGGTGGCCAAGGGGGACACCCTCTACAAAATCTGCCGGAAATACGATGTGTCGCTCTCGGCGTTGATGGACTTCAACGACATCCGGAGCAAGCGGGCGATCCTGAGCATCGGCCAGGTGCTGCAGGTGCCCGTATCGGACTTCAGCCGGCCCGCCCGCGCAGCCGTCGAGCCTGAACCCCGCCCGGCCGTGTACACCAGCGCCACCTACCGCGTGCGACGGGGCGACACCCTGTGGAGCATCTCCCGCCGGACACAGGTATCCGTGGCCCAATTGATGTCCTGGAACCAACTACCCGGCCCGGCCCTCCGGGCGGGGCAGACCCTCCGCCTGCGGGAACCGGCCCGCAGCGCAGGTCCGGCGGCGCGGACCGCGCCCAGCGGGACGGAGGGCGCCTACACGGTCAAGGCCGGCGACACGCTGTTCGGCATCGCCCGCAGCCACGGAGTGGCGCTGGACGACCTGCTGGCCGTCAACCGGCTGCAGCGCGGCAGCGTCATCAAGTCGGGTCAGTCGCTGCGGCTGCCCGGTGCCACCGGTCCGGCCGCGGCGACAGCCGCCGCGACGCCGCGGGGCGGCAACCCGCGTTACCACACCGTTCGCACGGGCGAAACCCTCTCGGCCATTGCCCGCCGTTACGGCACCGACGTGGCCAGCCTCAAGCGCGCCAACTCGCGCACCAGCGACCGGCTTCGCGCCGGTGAGCAGCTGACGATTCCGAATTGATTCGCTCGGGGTTCGGAGTTCGTTCCTGATCATCGGACATAAAACTTGGGACCTGGGACATGGGTTCTGGGTTCTGGGTTCTGGGTTCTGGGTTCTGGGTTCTGGGTCCCGGATCCTGGATCTCATACCCCAGCACTCAGCACCCAGTGCCCAGGTCCCGGCACCGATTCACTCACTGACCGAGCCACCGAGCCAGCTCCCGGCCGGTGACCGATTCCGGACAGCGGACCAGCCCCTCCGGCGGACCCTGGTACAGCAGGTAGCCGCCGCGGTCGCCGCCCTCGGGCCCGAGGTCCACCACCCAATCGGCGTTTTCGATGAAGAACAGGTCGTGCTCCACCGCCACGACGGTGTGGCCTCGCTCCAGGAGTCGGTCCAGCACCGCGAACAGCTTGCGCGTGTCGCGGGGATGGAGTCCGATGGTGGGCTCGTCCAGCAGGATGAGCTCCGGTCCGGCGCCGGGCTCCAGCAACACCCGCCCCAGCTTGAGCCGCTGCATCTCGCCGCCGGAGAGCGTGTTCAGCGGCTGGCCCAGGCGCAGGTAGCCGAGTCCGAGTCCGGCCAGGAACTCCAGCTTGCGCCGCATCGCCGGCGGCGCGTCATCGCCGAAAAATTCCAGTGATTGGTCCACCGTCTGATCCAGCACACCGACGATGTCCAGACCCCGGTAACGGTACGTGCGCGCCTCGGCGGAAAAGCCCGTGCCGTCGCACGCTTCGCACAGGATCTCCTCGTCGGCGAGAAACTGCATGTCCAGCACCGTGGCGCCCCGGCCGCGGCACAGCGGGCAGCGTCCGCCGTCGGTGTTCAGCGAAAAGTAGCCGGGCAGCAGGCCGTGGAGCCGGGCCTCGGGCAGGTTGGCGAACAACGTCCGGATGGTGTCGAATATCTTCAGAAAGGTCGCCGGGTTCGACCGTCCGCTTCCTGGCGGGAGCCCCTGGTCCACATGGCGGACTCCCCGAAAAGCCTCCGCCCCGCCCAGGGCGGCCAGTCCCGCCGGCAGCGGCCCGCCGGCCAGGACCGCCTCGACACCGGCGAGCACCGCTTCCTCGAGAAGCGTGGACTTGCCGCTGCCGCTGACGCCGCAGACCACGCTGAGGCGGCCGTGGGGAAACCGCAGCCGCACCGACTTGAGGTTGCGCGCCGACGCGCCCTCCAACTCCAGCCAGTGCGACGGCAGGGGCTGGACCGCCCGCACCCGCCCGCCGCCGCGTGCCCGCAGCACGGCGGCGGTGGCGGTGTCCGCCTCGGCCAGGAAGGGCGCCATCGCCCCCTGATACACCGTCCGGCCCCCGAACTGTCCGGCGCCCGGTCCCAGTTCCACCACCTGGTCAGCGCAGGCGATGAACACCGGATCGTGTTCCACAAACACCACCGTATTCCCCTCGTCGCACAGCCGCCGCAGGATGTCGGCGAGCCGCCCGTGATCCCGCGGGTGAAGCCCCATGGTGGGCTCGTCCAGCACGAACAGTGTATCGGCCAGCCGCGTGCCCAACACCGCGGCCAGGTGCACCCGCTGCGCCTCGCCGCCGCTCAGGGTGAAGGCCGGCCGATCCAGGGCCAGATACCCCAGGCCCATCTGCCGAAGGCATTCCAGGCGGTCATCGATTTCGTCCAGCACGCGCCGGACCCCCGGGAGGACGTCCGGGGGGATGGCCGCCAGACGGAGAAAGCGGAGCGCCGCGTCGGCGGTCAGGCCGAGGATCTCGCCGAGGTCGCACCCGTCGAGCCGGATCGAGAGCGCGTGCGGGTTCAGGCGCTTCCCCCCGCAGTCGGGGCAGCGGCCGTAGCGGCGGTACCGGGCCAGCAGCACCCGGATGTGCAGGCGGTAGCTCTTCTTCTCGAGCTTGCGGAAGAAGCCGTCGACGCCCGCATAGCCGCGGTCGCCGCGGACCACGGCGTCGCGGATCTCCGGTGCCAGGGTGCGGAAGGGAACCTGGAGCGGCCAGCCGCGCCGCTCGGCCACCGCGAGGAGATACCGGTGATACGGCCGGAACGCCCGGCTCTGCCACACCACGATCGGATTTTCGGCCAGGGTGCGGGCGGGATCGAGGTACCGCGCCGGGTCGTAGTAGAGCACGTCGCCGAATCCCTTGCAGGTGGGACACGCCCCCTCCGGATTGTTGGAGGAGAGCAGACTCTCGGTGAGCGGCGGCAGCTCGGCGCCGCACCCGGCGCACCGGCTGCGGCCAGGGAACGACGCCAGCAGCAGTTCGCCGGCGGCCGCCACGGCCACATTGGGCGGCCACGCCGCCGGGGCCGCGGCGGCCGCGAGTGCCAGCAGGCATTCGTCGCCTCCCTCGGCCAGCGCCGTCCGCGCCGCCTCGAGCAGCCGGTCCCGCTCCGTCTCCGCCGCCGTGATGCGGTCCACCACCACCAGCGGCGGCTCCCCGCCCGTCCACTCCTCGGTCCGGATCAGGCGGCCGCCGCTCAGCACGCGGGCGAAGCCCATTCGCTGGATCAACTCCCGCGCCGCCGCCCCGCCCTGCTCCGCCGGCGCCGGGAAGCGGAACAGCACCGTGACCGCAGCGCCGGCAAGCGCCTCGGCGCACCAGGCGGCGATCGCGGCGGCGGAGTAGACGGCGATGCGCCCGCCGCACACCGGGCAGTGGCGCGCGCCGGCCTTCACCATCAGGAGGCGGAGGTGGTCGGCCAGGTCGGTGAGCGTCCCGACGGTGGAGCGCGAGTTCTTGACCGCCCGACGCTGGCGCAACGCCATCGCCGGCAGGAGCCCGTCGGCCGCATCCAGCGCCGGCTTGGGAAACTTGTCCATGAACTGCCGCAGGTAGGGCGAAAGGGACTCGAGGAAGCGGAGCTGGCATTCGGCGAACAGGGTGTCGAACGCCAGGCTGGACTTGCCCGAGCCGCTCACGCCGGTCACGGCGGTGATCTGCCGATGGGGAAAGACGGCGTCAACCGCCTGGAGGTTGTGCGTGCGCACCCCCCGCAGCCGGATGGCCGGCGGCGGCGAGGGGGGCGCGGCGGTTTCTTTGTCTTTCAGCATCGCGCCATTATATAATGAAGCCGCCCGAACCTGCCGCGTCGAGGGGAACATGAGCATCCGCCGCCGCTGTGCCTATCTGATCGTGGTCATCCTGGGGTGCGTGTCCATCCTGGGCGCCTCGGCCGAGAAGGTCGAGATGCCGGAGCCGCTCGAGCTCGATCTGGATCTGCCCATGACCCTGGAGCAGGTGCTGCTCGTCACTGAGAAATTCGGCTACGAGGTGGTGGAACAGGACCGGGCCGCCGGTCTGATCCGGACGCGCGACGACGAGTCCATCGGCGGCGCGTACGCCGACTCCGAGCTGAAAAAGATCGCCGTGGTGGTCACCGACTACCAGACCTCTTTTCACAAGGGCAAGTACCACATGGAACTCCAGCTCTCGTTCCTTGCCCCCCAACGGACCGCCGTGACCGCCTCCGCCGTCATCCGCGGCCTGAAGCGCTCCGCCGGCGGGACCGAGGAGTGGGTGACGCTCAAATCCAACGGCGTGCTGGAGATGCGATTTCTGAACGAGCTGAGCGACCTCGTCACCGGCAAGCGACCGTACGAGAAGAAGCTGCAGTACTGGAAGAAGAGTTCTCAGGAGATCATTCTCCGCAAGTAGCCAGACTGTCCTCCGGAGTCGATGCGTATGCTGCTGCTTCCATCCGGCCCCTTGGGCGAAAAGCTGGCCCGGGCCCTGCTGATCGGGCTGGCGTGCGTCGCCGGCCTCGGCCTGCTGCTGCTACTGATCCCCGAACCTGTGTTCGACGCCCTGATCCGGGGCCCGGCGGCGGAGCGCCCCGCCGGCGCGCATGACCTCCAGCTGCTCGAATTTGCCCACGAGCGGCAGCCGGACGCCTTCATTCTGCACGTCCGGGCCCGCAACATCTCCACGGCGACGCTGGAGCGCCTCCAGGCGGTGGTCACCGTGACTGCAGCCGGTGGCGCGGTCCAAACGCTGGTGCAGCCGGTGGAGCCGCCCGTGCTCGTGCCGGGCCGCGAGTTCGCCTTCACGGTCCAGGTGGCCGAACGGGCGGAGGCGCCCGTGCGCCGCTACGCCATCTTCTTCCAGACCCCCAACGGCCAGGTGGTCCCGCACCGCAAGTAGCGCGCCGGGGGGCGCGCGCCTTCCGGCGCACCGCGTGCTATAATGGCGCGACGTCGCGGCGGAGCACCATGGCCGACACACCCATCATCCTCGATGACCGGTTCGCGGAGCACCCGGAAGAGATCCGGGCGGCGGTCGCGTTGTTCGCCGACGAGCTGGTGCGGAACTGGGTCGGCGCGGCCGAGTCGCCGGTCCACCCCGAGACCGTGCCCGCCGACTTCGCCGAGCTGGCCGCCCTGGAGCCGCCGGCGCAAGGGATCCCGCTCCCGCACCTCCTGGACGACCTGCGCCGCCTGGTGCTCCCCGGCACCACCCGGGTGGCTTCGCCCCGCTACCTCGGCATGATGAATCCGGCACCCGCGCTCGCGGCCGTGCTGGCCGAAAGCTTGACTGCGGCGCTGAACCAGAACTGCTCCCTCTGGCACCAGAGCCCGGCGGCCGCCGAACTGGAACAGCTGGTGGTCCGCTGGCTCTGCGGTTTCGCCGGCCTGCCCGCGCCGCCCGCCTTCGGCGTGCTGCTGAGCGGCGGCTCCATGGCCAACATCACCGCTCTGAAGCTGGCGCGCGACCACTGTCTGGGACCGGCGGCGCGCACTGCCGGCCTGGCCGGCGCCCCGCCGGCGGCCGTGTACGCGTCGGCCGAGGCGCACTACTCCTTCGACAAGGGGGTGGACCTCCTGGGGCTGGGCGCGGACTTTCTGCGGCGGGCGCCGGTGGACGCGGCGTTCCGCGTCGACGTGCCGGCGCTGCGGGCGATGATGCGCGCCGACGCCGCCCGCGGTGTCCGCGCCGCCTGTGTCGTCGGCATCGCCGGCACCACCAACACCGGCAGCCTCGACGACCTGGCGGCGCTGGCCGACGTGGCCGCCGAGGCGGGCGCCTGGTTCCACGTGGACGCCGCCTACGGCGGCGCCGCCCTGCTCCTGCCGGAGCTGGCGGACCGCTTCCGCGGCCTGGCGCGGGCCGACTCCGTCACCCTGGATCCGCACAAGTGGTTTTTCGTCCCGTTCGAGTGCGCTGCGCTCCTGGTGCGCCGCCGCGACGACCTGCGCGCCGCCTTCGCCACCCGTCCGCCCTACTACCTCGAGCAGGGCCAGGACGGCGACGGGCGGGTGAACTTCTTCGAGTACGGCCTGCAGGGTTCGCGGAGCTTCCGGGCGTTGAAGCTGTGGCTGGCGCTCCGCTCCTTCGGCCTGGACGCCTACCGGCGCCTGGTGCGCCGCCACTGCGCCTTCGCCCGCCGGTTCCATGAGCTGCTCGCGGCGGCCGGCGGCTTCGAGCCGTTCCATCGGCCCGAGCTCGGCCTGCTCTGTTTCCGCGCCTTGCCCGCCGGCACGGCGGACGGCGCGGCGGTGAACGAGCTGAACCGGCGCATCCACCGCCGCGTGGAACTCGAGGGCCGTTTTTGGATCTCCATCACCAGGCTCCGGGGCGGCGACGTGGCCCTGCGCGTCAAC belongs to Acidobacteriota bacterium and includes:
- a CDS encoding LysM peptidoglycan-binding domain-containing protein, producing MVAQYSFRLVAILLPLFGFAGFASTSLSPLELTLPPRSAPVAYQMHDRDLGASPEADRISESFAAFELGELFADTNNTEWAVREMTYALESIFFSGVELDGSPLFQARLAELLARIELHRDRLGLFPDSGEDEDISDPEAPPLDTLLDASLTPAEIDPEIEHLIEEDILRQHYDLPVYVNREVMAYISQLTTGVKRDQVTQGLGRLTRFHEMFQRIFREEGIPLDLIYFGLVESNFKVSAYSRARAQGLWQFIQWTGRRYGLRVDWWVDERSDPEKATRAACRYMKDLYGMFGDWYLVLAAYNSGEGRIQRILNRHPDRDFWEMAEQRLLPRETRNYVPAILASIIVGKNPERFDIRVEPQDAWTGILVEIPSPTDLRVVAETIGVPVETLQELNPALRRMLTPPDTKTYPLRVPVDTRQEVLALLYDLPVKERLMYLEHVVAKGDTLYKICRKYDVSLSALMDFNDIRSKRAILSIGQVLQVPVSDFSRPARAAVEPEPRPAVYTSATYRVRRGDTLWSISRRTQVSVAQLMSWNQLPGPALRAGQTLRLREPARSAGPAARTAPSGTEGAYTVKAGDTLFGIARSHGVALDDLLAVNRLQRGSVIKSGQSLRLPGATGPAAATAAATPRGGNPRYHTVRTGETLSAIARRYGTDVASLKRANSRTSDRLRAGEQLTIPN
- the uvrA gene encoding excinuclease ABC subunit UvrA; this translates as MLKDKETAAPPSPPPAIRLRGVRTHNLQAVDAVFPHRQITAVTGVSGSGKSSLAFDTLFAECQLRFLESLSPYLRQFMDKFPKPALDAADGLLPAMALRQRRAVKNSRSTVGTLTDLADHLRLLMVKAGARHCPVCGGRIAVYSAAAIAAWCAEALAGAAVTVLFRFPAPAEQGGAAARELIQRMGFARVLSGGRLIRTEEWTGGEPPLVVVDRITAAETERDRLLEAARTALAEGGDECLLALAAAAAPAAWPPNVAVAAAGELLLASFPGRSRCAGCGAELPPLTESLLSSNNPEGACPTCKGFGDVLYYDPARYLDPARTLAENPIVVWQSRAFRPYHRYLLAVAERRGWPLQVPFRTLAPEIRDAVVRGDRGYAGVDGFFRKLEKKSYRLHIRVLLARYRRYGRCPDCGGKRLNPHALSIRLDGCDLGEILGLTADAALRFLRLAAIPPDVLPGVRRVLDEIDDRLECLRQMGLGYLALDRPAFTLSGGEAQRVHLAAVLGTRLADTLFVLDEPTMGLHPRDHGRLADILRRLCDEGNTVVFVEHDPVFIACADQVVELGPGAGQFGGRTVYQGAMAPFLAEADTATAAVLRARGGGRVRAVQPLPSHWLELEGASARNLKSVRLRFPHGRLSVVCGVSGSGKSTLLEEAVLAGVEAVLAGGPLPAGLAALGGAEAFRGVRHVDQGLPPGSGRSNPATFLKIFDTIRTLFANLPEARLHGLLPGYFSLNTDGGRCPLCRGRGATVLDMQFLADEEILCEACDGTGFSAEARTYRYRGLDIVGVLDQTVDQSLEFFGDDAPPAMRRKLEFLAGLGLGYLRLGQPLNTLSGGEMQRLKLGRVLLEPGAGPELILLDEPTIGLHPRDTRKLFAVLDRLLERGHTVVAVEHDLFFIENADWVVDLGPEGGDRGGYLLYQGPPEGLVRCPESVTGRELARWLGQ